One genomic window of Chitinophagaceae bacterium includes the following:
- a CDS encoding DUF4468 domain-containing protein: protein MTLLSNKLPNTIISTFSPFGILSSKRNFWCICLLLAGLTVHAQKEKPLAPDLPRNDENNQVYYMEVISMDEIDKTELFKRSQNWMKAYYKNPTGFLETADSVNGTLVMKPQFATYRILKNGVKAQSAIVKYTLVIGFKDGRYRYEIKDVNLKAASYEPIEKLFNESDPNIEDNYNTLNEANKSFLELINNLKESMKEPSVKVKKDEW, encoded by the coding sequence ATGACCTTACTAAGCAATAAACTTCCAAACACGATTATTTCCACCTTTAGCCCTTTCGGAATACTTTCTTCAAAGCGGAATTTTTGGTGCATTTGCCTGCTGCTGGCAGGATTAACTGTCCATGCGCAAAAGGAAAAGCCCCTTGCTCCGGATCTTCCCAGAAATGATGAAAATAACCAGGTCTATTACATGGAAGTAATTTCTATGGATGAAATTGATAAAACGGAGCTGTTCAAGCGTTCGCAAAACTGGATGAAGGCTTATTACAAAAATCCAACGGGCTTTCTGGAAACTGCCGACTCTGTAAATGGGACCCTGGTGATGAAGCCACAGTTTGCTACTTACCGCATCCTGAAAAACGGCGTAAAAGCACAGTCTGCCATCGTAAAATACACATTGGTGATTGGCTTTAAAGATGGCAGATACCGCTATGAGATCAAAGATGTAAATCTGAAAGCCGCCAGTTACGAACCGATTGAAAAGTTATTCAACGAAAGTGATCCTAATATTGAGGATAACTACAATACGCTGAATGAAGCAAATAAAAGTTTCCTGGAGCTGATTAATAATCTTAAAGAATCGATGAAGGAGCCGAGTGTGAAGGTGAAGAAGGATGAGTGGTGA
- a CDS encoding peptidase E: MTPIIVAIGGGSMAEGATASIDREIVRLVGKKKPAALFIPTASGDDSVYVENFQKIYGKKLGCKTQSLLLLKHPPSPGDVKKMINDADIIYVGGGNTLMMMRRWRFLGVDKLLMKACKDGKVMAGTSAGAICWFQYGHSDSEFYYHPDNWEWIRVKCLGIAPFTACPHCLKEGRLSHFIKMIKKHGGTGIALDDCTAMEITGSQFRILRSKEGAQAFRIDRINGQMITTPFAVSDKFKELRIEN; encoded by the coding sequence ATGACCCCAATTATAGTTGCCATTGGCGGCGGAAGTATGGCGGAAGGTGCCACTGCTTCCATCGACCGTGAGATTGTTCGCCTGGTGGGAAAGAAAAAACCTGCTGCCTTGTTTATTCCCACTGCGTCCGGCGATGATTCTGTCTATGTTGAAAATTTCCAAAAAATATATGGCAAAAAACTGGGCTGTAAAACACAATCCTTGTTGCTGCTGAAGCATCCGCCATCACCCGGCGATGTAAAAAAAATGATCAATGATGCTGATATTATTTATGTGGGCGGTGGAAATACTTTAATGATGATGCGCAGGTGGAGGTTTCTTGGAGTTGATAAATTATTGATGAAAGCCTGCAAAGACGGTAAAGTGATGGCGGGTACAAGCGCCGGCGCTATTTGCTGGTTTCAATATGGCCACAGTGATTCTGAATTCTATTATCATCCTGATAACTGGGAATGGATACGCGTGAAGTGTCTCGGAATTGCACCCTTCACTGCCTGTCCTCACTGCTTAAAGGAAGGCCGTCTTTCGCATTTTATAAAGATGATAAAGAAGCACGGTGGAACAGGAATCGCTTTAGATGATTGCACTGCAATGGAGATAACTGGTAGTCAATTCCGGATCCTGCGTTCAAAAGAAGGCGCCCAGGCATTCAGAATTGACCGAATAAACGGGCAGATGATTACAACGCCATTTGCTGTTTCAGATAAGTTTAAGGAATTGAGAATTGAGAATTAG
- a CDS encoding MBL fold metallo-hydrolase, whose protein sequence is MDLIRSGSIVTVLFLFFALSGCSNYGLDVIKVDPDFYVLPGEGGNSGVLIGDSVIVVIDTKMKQGAERFNRWVMDRAKGKRIVVVNTHIHKDHTGGNHYYENAEIVSGDYGNQFWLQNNAREDMPNHWLVDTMQLDVGGEIVTIENIGQAHTFDDVIVYLRNRKTLFTGDVVLNGYHPYLEESVGANVDDYITAMDHMLKMYDVTTVVPGHGEMGNEDLITYFRQYFEDMKTASEDVDLADNMRKKYKDYRSAPVNKAGFDQTISFIRSNASLRN, encoded by the coding sequence ATGGATTTAATACGTTCAGGAAGCATTGTGACAGTGTTGTTCCTTTTTTTCGCCTTATCAGGATGTTCCAATTATGGACTTGATGTGATAAAAGTGGATCCGGATTTCTATGTTTTGCCTGGCGAAGGTGGAAACAGCGGCGTGCTGATTGGAGACTCTGTGATTGTGGTGATTGATACCAAAATGAAGCAAGGTGCCGAGCGCTTTAACCGTTGGGTGATGGACCGTGCGAAAGGCAAGCGGATTGTAGTGGTGAATACACATATTCATAAAGATCACACAGGTGGCAATCATTATTATGAGAACGCAGAGATTGTTTCCGGTGACTATGGAAACCAGTTTTGGTTGCAGAACAACGCACGTGAGGACATGCCCAATCACTGGCTGGTAGATACGATGCAGTTAGATGTGGGAGGAGAAATTGTGACCATTGAAAATATAGGCCAGGCACATACTTTTGATGATGTGATTGTTTACCTGAGAAACAGGAAAACATTATTTACCGGTGATGTCGTATTAAACGGTTACCATCCTTATCTCGAAGAAAGTGTTGGTGCCAATGTGGATGATTATATAACTGCTATGGATCATATGCTGAAGATGTATGATGTTACTACTGTTGTTCCGGGTCATGGTGAAATGGGCAACGAAGACCTGATCACTTATTTCCGCCAGTATTTTGAAGATATGAAAACAGCCTCAGAAGATGTGGACCTCGCCGACAACATGCGAAAAAAATACAAAGACTATCGCAGCGCTCCGGTGAATAAAGCAGGTTTTGACCAGACCATCAGTTTTATCAGGAGCAATGCTTCGTTGAGGAATTGA